Part of the Pseudomonadota bacterium genome, GGCAACGGATAGGTGCCTTCCTGTTCTATCGGGTTTTGCGTGGCCATCACCAGATACAATCTGGGCAGAGGGTACGTCTCCGAACCGACGGTAATCTGCCGCTCTTCCATCGCCTCCAGCAGCGCAGACTGTACTTTTGCCGGGGCACGGTTGATTTCATCGGCAAGGATCAGATTGTGAAAAAGCGGTCCGGATTCGAACTGGAAACGCCCTTCATTCGGCCGGTAGATCTCCGTACCGGTCAGGTCCGCAGGTAGCAGGTCCGGGGTGAATTGGATGCGCTGAAAGTCGCCTTCAAGTCCGTTACCCATCACTTTGATCGCGCGGGTTTTGGCCAAACCTGGGGCGCCCTCAACCAACAGGTGTCCATCACAGAGCAGCGCGATCAGCAGACGATCGACCAGCTGTTCTTGACCCAGAATGAAACGCGAAATGTAACTCTTAAGTTCTTGTATTTGTTGCATAATTATTCGCTAATAAAAAACTACGCACAGTGTAATGCAGTGTGCGCCTAAGGCCAAGACCCTCACCCGTAACCGATGCGGCGGGTCCTCGTATCGTTGCGGCTCAAGCGTTTGATAAAGCGGCTGGGAGTGAGTTCCCGGTGTGGGCAATCGGAAGTGGGCATCATCGACCAGGCGAGCTCAGGGTGCGATGACCTCAATGTGCGTGGTGACCGAATTGGCGATAAAGCACTCTTCGTGCGACAGATGGTGCATTTTCTCAATCTGTTCCGGCGTCACCGACACCTCCGGTGCGAAGGTGATCTGCGGGCGCAGCGCCACGTGCGTGACAGCTAGCCGGCCCTGATCGTTCTTGCTCATGGTGCCGACCGCCTCGTCCGTATAGGCCAACACGCGCAATCGCTTGCGTGACGCGATGGCCAAAAACGTGAGCATATGACACGACGCGATGGCCGCGACGAGCGCCTGCTCGGGATCCGCGAGCTTACGCTCTCCGAGGTATTCCGGCGCCGAAGACGCGCGGATCGGTTGTTCGCTCAACACCCAATCGTGATTGCGCGAATAATCATCGTAAGCAAACGAGTCGCCAGAGAGGGACCATTGAATTGACGCGGTATGGGTCGACACGAAAAAAGCCTAGTAACGTTCACCGTTGTTTTGTGCCACTTTACTCTCTCGGTAGTGGGCCAAAATGTCTTCCAGTGAATATTCGGGCGTGTAACCGAACGTCTTCTCGAACGACGAACCGTCGATAATGACCGAGTATTTAAAATAGTTGATCAAAAACGCTGGAAACGCCTTCCATCGCATAAAGCGGCTGATGGTTTGCGGCAAAACGGGTGGAATAGACGGAAGATACAACGGCCGGCAACCCGCTTCCTTGAGTACGGCCGCATAGTCCGACCACTCTTTTGGCGCGACGTTATAAATACCCGGTACGTTTTTTTCAAACGCCAAGGTCACAGCACGCGCCATGTCATAGATGTGAACAAACTGCATCATTGGCGAAAAGCCGGCTAACACCGGTGCGACGGGTCGCGCCAACAACAGACTCATGGTGTTGTTCACTTCCGGTCCCGTGATGTGACACGGCCGCAATATGGTCATGTTCAATTCGCGGTGTTTCCACAAAAACACGTTGGCCAAATTTTCCAGTTCAACAGAATCGACCAGGTCTTTGGTCAAACCCACCGCTTTGAGCGGCGCGCTTTCGTCTAACAGCACCGGGTTATAGGGACTGGCGCCATAAACGAAAAAAGTTG contains:
- a CDS encoding OsmC family protein — encoded protein: MSTHTASIQWSLSGDSFAYDDYSRNHDWVLSEQPIRASSAPEYLGERKLADPEQALVAAIASCHMLTFLAIASRKRLRVLAYTDEAVGTMSKNDQGRLAVTHVALRPQITFAPEVSVTPEQIEKMHHLSHEECFIANSVTTHIEVIAP
- a CDS encoding SDR family oxidoreductase, which produces MVTGAAGSLAREVIGRLKDQYHIVAVDFRRPPELGDDIPAYVGDFNKRQFEDIFRQHSVNGVIHLGRMESDETTPERRYNANVLGTQRLLNLCVKYDIERVIVLSTFFVYGASPYNPVLLDESAPLKAVGLTKDLVDSVELENLANVFLWKHRELNMTILRPCHITGPEVNNTMSLLLARPVAPVLAGFSPMMQFVHIYDMARAVTLAFEKNVPGIYNVAPKEWSDYAAVLKEAGCRPLYLPSIPPVLPQTISRFMRWKAFPAFLINYFKYSVIIDGSSFEKTFGYTPEYSLEDILAHYRESKVAQNNGERY